In Terriglobales bacterium, a single genomic region encodes these proteins:
- a CDS encoding ACT domain-containing protein encodes MKKLRFSVAGTGFVVCRLEPDAGVPEWAARGAFFSVTRTQEELSIVCAEEQVPAGAKRSARFATLKLHGPFAFSETGVVSAFVSPLAEAGVPVFVVSTFDTDCVLVPEESLEAALAALRQAGHEIAP; translated from the coding sequence GTGAAGAAGCTGCGGTTCTCGGTGGCCGGGACCGGCTTCGTGGTCTGCCGGCTGGAGCCGGATGCAGGCGTGCCGGAGTGGGCCGCGCGCGGGGCGTTCTTCTCGGTCACGCGCACCCAGGAAGAGCTCTCTATCGTGTGCGCCGAAGAGCAGGTGCCGGCGGGGGCGAAGCGCTCGGCACGCTTCGCGACTCTGAAATTGCACGGCCCCTTCGCCTTCAGCGAGACTGGGGTAGTGAGCGCGTTCGTCAGCCCCTTGGCCGAGGCAGGGGTGCCGGTCTTCGTGGTCTCCACCTTCGACACCGACTGTGTGCTGGTGCCGGAGGAGTCACTGGAAGCGGCGCTGGCCGCGCTCAGGCAGGCCGGGCACGAGATCGCGCCCTAG